In Clostridium sp. 'White wine YQ', the following proteins share a genomic window:
- the gltB gene encoding glutamate synthase large subunit, which translates to MNNYYPKKTGLYSPSFEHDACGIGAVANIKGEKSHKVLQDALNILVNLEHRGGIGAEENTGDGAGVLFQIPHRFFKEEGQKLGIILPNEGEYAVAMLFLSQKEDVREEGKKIFEETLKEEGTELLAWREVPTNSTDLGKTALSCIPYFLQAIVKKPEGVKKGIEFERKLYVLRRKIEKKALKNPKMHDETFYIPSFSSRTIVYKGMLLATQLKSFYKDLSNAKVQTSLALVHSRYSTNTFPSWERAHPNRYMIHNGEINTLRGNVNKIYSRESRFKSSVLGDEINKILPVIDKEGSDSAILDNTLEFLLMNGRDLPKAVMMAIPEPWAKSQVMSKEKKEFYEYYATMMEPWDGPAAIVFTDGEKLGAVLDRNGLRPARYYVTDDDYLILSSEVGVLDVEPEKIVLKDRLTPGKMLLVDTVNGEFIDDKDLKEKYSKEYPYGRWLKEKLIKIEDLEETQEEVKVYDEEERARLQKSFGFTYDDLKNTVLKMAENGEEPLAAMGIDTPLAVLSEKPQPLFNYFKQLFAQVTNPPIDAIREEIVTATDVFIGTEGNLLEDTKENCRQIKLHSPILSNEDFLKIKHINRDGFRVKELSILFKKDKGENALEEALDNLFNEADEAYKEGFNLIILSDRGVNSEYVAIPSLLAVSGLHQHLVSKGTRTSLGLILESGEPREVHHFATLLGFGVSAVNPYLAYESIRELSEEGLLDISYEKGVYNFNKAVLKGIVKILSKMGISTIQSYQGAQIFEALGVGEEVIDKYFTNTISRIGGVGIKEIQKEAELRHEDGYDKKGLTLDLTLDSVGSHKYRSNAEEHLYNPLTIHKLQEATKRGDYSLFKEYTKLLDREESALNLRGLIDFDFSAESISIDEVESVDSIVKRFKTGAMSYGSISKEAHEALAIAMNRLGGKSNTGEGGEDPERWILDENGDSRNSAIKQVASGRFGVTSEYLVSAKEIQIKMAQGAKPGEGGQLPASKVYPWVARTRRSTAGVGLISPPPHHDIYSIEDLAQLIYDLKNSNTGARVSVKLVSEGGVGTIAAGVAKGGADVILISGYDGGTGASPRTSIQHAGLPWELGLAEAHQTLVMNNLRERVVVETDGKLMTGKDVAIAALLGAEEFGFATAPLVVLGCVMMRVCNLDTCPVGIATQNEELRKRFKGSPDYVVNFMKFIAEELREYMAKLGFRTIEEMVGRFDKLKAKEDIKGWKAKKVDLRAVLNAPAVEKGKAISFKADKAYNHKLNEVIDSTLFLKIAEKALKNKERVSVEVDITNVNRTVGTILGSEVTRKYKSEGLEEDTIRIKCNGSGGQSFGAFVPNGLTLEIEGDSNDYFGKGLSGGKLIVYPNEQSKFKAEENIVIGNVALYGATSGKAYINGIAGERFCVRNSGAIAVVEGVGDHGCEYMTGGKAVILGPTGVNFAAGMSGGVAYVLDEDGSFSNKVNLQMVSLEEVDAEEAKELKEIIKEHVLATVSSKGKWVLDNFEDLLPKFHKVMPHDYKAMLNIVKEKEAQGLKGEEALIAAFYEKTGKNK; encoded by the coding sequence ATGAATAATTATTATCCAAAGAAAACGGGGTTATATAGCCCAAGTTTTGAGCATGATGCATGCGGTATTGGAGCCGTAGCAAATATTAAAGGTGAGAAATCTCACAAAGTTCTACAAGATGCATTAAATATCCTTGTTAACCTAGAACACAGAGGTGGAATTGGGGCTGAAGAAAATACTGGAGATGGAGCTGGTGTTTTATTTCAAATTCCACACAGATTCTTTAAAGAAGAAGGACAAAAGTTAGGAATAATTCTTCCAAATGAGGGAGAATATGCAGTGGCAATGCTTTTCCTATCTCAAAAAGAAGATGTTAGGGAAGAAGGCAAGAAGATTTTTGAAGAAACTCTCAAAGAAGAGGGCACAGAGTTATTAGCTTGGAGAGAGGTGCCTACAAATTCTACTGATTTGGGAAAGACAGCTCTCTCTTGTATTCCATACTTTTTACAAGCAATTGTTAAAAAGCCTGAAGGAGTAAAGAAGGGTATAGAATTTGAAAGAAAACTTTATGTTCTAAGAAGAAAGATCGAGAAAAAGGCATTAAAAAATCCAAAGATGCATGATGAAACATTCTACATACCATCTTTCTCTTCAAGAACAATAGTATACAAAGGAATGCTTTTAGCTACTCAATTAAAGAGTTTTTATAAGGATTTAAGTAATGCTAAAGTTCAAACTTCTTTAGCACTTGTTCACTCAAGATATAGTACAAACACATTCCCAAGCTGGGAAAGAGCGCATCCGAATAGATATATGATTCATAATGGGGAAATTAATACACTAAGAGGAAATGTTAATAAGATATATTCAAGAGAATCTAGATTTAAGTCATCAGTTTTAGGAGATGAGATAAATAAGATTTTACCTGTAATTGATAAAGAAGGATCAGATTCAGCAATATTGGATAATACTTTAGAATTCCTATTAATGAATGGAAGAGATCTTCCTAAGGCAGTTATGATGGCTATTCCAGAACCTTGGGCAAAGAGTCAAGTTATGAGCAAGGAAAAGAAAGAGTTCTATGAATACTACGCTACCATGATGGAACCATGGGATGGACCCGCTGCAATAGTATTTACAGATGGTGAAAAACTTGGGGCAGTACTTGATAGAAACGGATTAAGACCAGCTAGATATTACGTAACAGACGATGATTATTTAATTCTTTCATCAGAAGTTGGAGTTCTAGATGTTGAACCTGAAAAAATAGTATTAAAAGATAGATTAACTCCAGGAAAAATGTTACTTGTAGATACAGTAAATGGAGAATTTATAGATGATAAAGATTTAAAAGAAAAGTATTCAAAAGAATATCCATATGGTAGATGGCTTAAAGAAAAGTTAATTAAAATAGAAGACTTAGAGGAAACTCAAGAAGAAGTAAAAGTATATGATGAAGAAGAAAGAGCAAGACTTCAAAAATCATTTGGATTTACTTATGATGATTTAAAAAATACCGTACTAAAAATGGCTGAGAACGGAGAAGAACCATTAGCAGCTATGGGTATTGATACACCACTTGCAGTTTTATCTGAAAAACCACAACCACTATTTAATTACTTTAAACAATTATTTGCACAGGTTACGAACCCACCAATAGATGCTATAAGAGAAGAAATAGTTACGGCTACAGATGTATTTATTGGAACAGAAGGCAACCTATTAGAAGATACAAAAGAAAACTGTAGACAAATTAAGTTGCATTCACCAATTTTAAGTAATGAAGACTTCTTAAAGATAAAGCATATTAATAGAGATGGTTTTAGAGTTAAAGAGTTAAGTATACTGTTTAAAAAGGATAAAGGTGAAAATGCATTAGAAGAAGCATTAGATAATTTATTCAATGAAGCTGATGAAGCATATAAAGAAGGATTTAACCTAATCATATTAAGTGATAGAGGAGTAAATAGTGAATATGTTGCTATACCTTCATTATTAGCAGTGTCAGGATTACACCAACACTTAGTATCAAAAGGAACAAGAACTTCATTAGGTCTGATATTAGAAAGTGGAGAACCAAGAGAAGTTCATCATTTTGCTACATTACTTGGATTTGGAGTTTCTGCAGTAAATCCATATTTAGCTTATGAATCAATTAGAGAATTATCAGAAGAAGGATTACTCGATATTTCTTATGAAAAGGGAGTATATAATTTCAATAAAGCTGTTCTTAAGGGAATAGTAAAGATACTTTCTAAGATGGGTATTTCTACAATTCAATCATATCAAGGAGCTCAAATCTTTGAAGCTTTAGGTGTTGGAGAAGAAGTTATTGATAAATACTTTACTAATACAATAAGCAGAATTGGTGGAGTAGGCATCAAAGAAATACAAAAAGAAGCTGAATTAAGACATGAGGATGGTTATGACAAAAAGGGATTAACATTAGATTTAACATTGGATTCAGTTGGTAGCCATAAATATAGAAGTAATGCGGAGGAGCACTTATATAATCCTCTTACTATACACAAATTACAAGAAGCTACTAAGAGAGGCGATTATAGTCTATTTAAAGAATATACAAAGCTATTAGATAGAGAAGAATCAGCATTAAACCTAAGAGGGTTAATTGATTTTGATTTTTCAGCAGAGTCCATATCAATTGACGAGGTAGAATCTGTTGATTCTATAGTTAAGAGATTTAAAACAGGAGCTATGTCATATGGTTCTATTTCTAAGGAAGCACATGAAGCTCTTGCAATAGCAATGAACAGATTAGGTGGAAAATCTAATACTGGAGAAGGTGGAGAAGATCCAGAAAGATGGATTCTAGATGAAAATGGAGATTCTAGAAATTCAGCAATTAAGCAGGTTGCATCAGGCAGATTTGGAGTAACTTCTGAATACTTAGTTAGTGCAAAAGAAATTCAAATAAAGATGGCTCAAGGAGCTAAACCAGGAGAAGGTGGACAACTGCCAGCTTCTAAGGTTTATCCATGGGTAGCTAGAACTAGAAGATCAACTGCAGGTGTTGGATTAATTTCACCACCACCACATCATGATATTTATTCAATTGAAGATTTAGCTCAGCTTATCTATGATCTTAAAAACTCAAATACTGGAGCAAGAGTATCAGTTAAGCTTGTTTCAGAAGGTGGAGTAGGAACAATAGCAGCTGGAGTTGCAAAAGGTGGAGCAGATGTTATCTTAATATCTGGATATGATGGAGGAACTGGAGCATCACCAAGAACTTCTATACAACATGCTGGATTACCATGGGAATTAGGTCTTGCTGAAGCTCATCAAACACTTGTAATGAATAATCTTAGAGAAAGAGTTGTAGTTGAGACAGATGGAAAACTTATGACAGGTAAAGATGTTGCTATAGCAGCATTACTTGGAGCAGAAGAATTTGGTTTTGCAACTGCACCACTTGTAGTTCTTGGTTGCGTAATGATGAGAGTTTGTAACTTGGATACTTGTCCGGTTGGTATAGCTACTCAAAATGAAGAACTAAGAAAAAGATTTAAGGGAAGTCCAGACTATGTAGTAAACTTCATGAAATTTATAGCTGAAGAGCTTAGAGAATATATGGCTAAGCTTGGATTCAGAACTATAGAAGAAATGGTTGGAAGATTTGATAAGTTAAAGGCTAAGGAAGATATTAAAGGCTGGAAGGCTAAGAAGGTTGACTTAAGGGCTGTATTAAATGCGCCTGCAGTTGAAAAAGGAAAGGCTATAAGCTTTAAAGCTGACAAAGCATATAACCATAAATTAAATGAAGTTATCGATAGTACTTTATTCTTAAAAATAGCAGAAAAAGCTTTAAAGAACAAGGAAAGAGTATCTGTTGAGGTGGATATTACTAATGTTAATAGAACAGTAGGTACTATACTTGGTTCAGAAGTAACAAGAAAGTATAAATCAGAAGGATTAGAAGAAGATACTATAAGAATTAAATGTAATGGATCTGGAGGACAAAGTTTTGGTGCGTTTGTACCTAATGGGTTAACTCTAGAAATAGAAGGTGATTCAAATGATTACTTTGGAAAAGGTCTTTCTGGTGGTAAGTTGATTGTTTATCCAAATGAACAAAGTAAGTTTAAAGCAGAAGAAAATATCGTTATAGGAAATGTTGCATTATATGGTGCAACAAGCGGTAAAGCCTATATAAACGGTATTGCTGGAGAAAGATTCTGCGTTAGAAACTCAGGTGCTATTGCAGTAGTTGAAGGGGTAGGAGATCATGGATGTGAATATATGACTGGAGGTAAAGCAGTTATATTAGGACCTACAGGTGTAAACTTTGCAGCAGGTATGAGTGGCGGAGTTGCTTATGTTTTAGATGAAGATGGAAGTTTCAGTAACAAGGTTAATTTACAAATGGTTTCACTAGAAGAGGTTGATGCAGAAGAGGCAAAAGAACTTAAAGAAATAATTAAAGAACATGTTTTAGCAACTGTATCATCAAAAGGTAAGTGGGTACTTGATAATTTTGAGGACTTATTACCTAAATTCCATAAGGTTATGCCTCATGACTATAAGGCTATGCTTAACATCGTTAAAGAGAAAGAAGCTCAAGGCCTTAAAGGTGAAGAAGCATTAATTGCAGCATTCTATGAAAAAACAGGAAAGAATAAATAG
- a CDS encoding glutamate synthase subunit beta, whose amino-acid sequence MGKPTGFLEFEREEGKNIDPLKRLEGWKEFHTSLPKEKQEIQGARCMDCGIPFCQSGIMINGMVSGCPINNLIPEWNDLIYRGKWKEAVKRLLKTNNFPEFTGRVCPAPCEAACTAGINGPAITIKENERSIIDRAYEEGIIKAEPPKVRTDKKIAIIGSGPAGLAAADTLNKRGHNVTVFERHDRVGGLLMYGIPNMKLDKSVIDRRVNLMKEEGVEFVTNANIGENYAASDILKDFDAIVLATGASNPRDLKAPGRELKGIHYAVDFLRANTKSLLDSELKDGNYISAEGKNVIVIGGGDTGTDCVGTSLRHGAKSLVQFEIMNKLPIERTENNPWPQWPRILKVDYGQEEFIAKYGDDPRKYAINVKSFEGDAEGNLKKVKTVDVKWEKNDKGAFIPVEVPGSERDWEAELVLLAMGFLGTQNYVADAFGVELDARTNIKAGYGKFKTNVDKVFTAGDARRGQSLVVWAINEGRAVAKSVDEYLMGYTGL is encoded by the coding sequence ATGGGAAAACCAACAGGATTTTTAGAATTTGAAAGAGAAGAGGGGAAAAATATTGACCCTTTAAAAAGATTAGAGGGCTGGAAAGAATTTCATACCAGCCTGCCTAAGGAAAAGCAAGAAATACAAGGAGCAAGATGTATGGATTGTGGTATTCCATTTTGCCAATCTGGTATCATGATAAATGGTATGGTATCAGGATGTCCTATAAACAATCTTATTCCTGAGTGGAATGATTTAATTTATAGAGGAAAGTGGAAAGAAGCTGTTAAGAGATTATTAAAGACAAATAATTTTCCAGAGTTTACTGGAAGAGTATGTCCTGCACCTTGTGAGGCAGCATGTACAGCTGGAATTAATGGTCCTGCAATTACTATTAAGGAAAATGAAAGGTCCATTATTGATAGAGCATACGAAGAAGGCATAATAAAAGCAGAACCTCCTAAGGTTAGAACTGATAAGAAAATTGCTATTATAGGTTCAGGTCCTGCAGGTCTTGCAGCAGCAGATACTTTAAATAAAAGAGGTCATAATGTTACTGTATTTGAAAGACATGATAGGGTTGGTGGACTATTGATGTATGGAATACCTAACATGAAACTAGATAAATCAGTAATTGATAGAAGAGTTAACCTTATGAAAGAAGAAGGTGTGGAGTTTGTAACCAATGCAAATATTGGGGAAAATTATGCTGCTAGTGATATCTTAAAAGATTTTGATGCTATCGTTCTTGCAACTGGTGCATCAAATCCAAGGGACTTAAAAGCTCCAGGCAGAGAACTTAAAGGGATCCATTATGCTGTTGATTTCTTAAGAGCTAATACTAAGAGCTTATTAGATTCTGAACTTAAAGATGGAAATTATATATCTGCAGAAGGAAAGAATGTAATAGTAATTGGTGGAGGAGATACTGGAACTGACTGTGTTGGTACATCATTAAGACATGGGGCAAAATCACTTGTCCAATTTGAAATTATGAATAAGCTACCAATAGAAAGAACAGAAAATAATCCATGGCCACAATGGCCAAGAATCCTTAAGGTGGATTATGGTCAAGAAGAGTTTATTGCGAAGTATGGAGATGATCCAAGAAAGTACGCAATAAATGTTAAGAGCTTTGAAGGTGATGCAGAAGGCAATCTTAAAAAGGTTAAGACAGTTGATGTTAAGTGGGAAAAGAATGATAAAGGTGCATTTATACCTGTAGAAGTACCAGGCTCTGAAAGAGACTGGGAAGCAGAACTTGTACTTTTAGCTATGGGATTCTTGGGTACTCAAAACTATGTAGCTGATGCCTTTGGAGTTGAACTTGATGCTAGAACGAATATAAAAGCAGGTTATGGAAAGTTTAAAACGAATGTAGATAAAGTTTTCACTGCAGGAGATGCTAGAAGAGGTCAATCACTTGTAGTTTGGGCTATAAATGAAGGAAGAGCTGTTGCTAAATCTGTAGATGAATACCTAATGGGTTATACAGGACTTTAG
- a CDS encoding DUF4179 domain-containing protein, with amino-acid sequence MKDDLIFDDILKDKAKSEILYLPDDLELKIKDSLEVLPARKNVNSRFLRKASMLAAITLISTTCLSAAFPAYARSLPVVGSVFQFLSDKNLIDKDYVKYSSDLNLSKTSNGVTVTINSISYDGLELSIAYTVESKNELNNSPHIFEKDFKINGEKVSFSSGGTGSFINKNTYVGIENFSTSRDYLPAALRNTILGGNVTLPDNFLMDLDIKELFQGVNGDWNFKFKVSTDKVSNNITKVPTSINLSALQPNLTVNQLVVTPLNTALRTSSDALTSNDSPIDYFAFDDKGRVIGFKGNTGVGNKTKEISKNCMEYIFSNVYEDTKAITFIPAVPSKEFQNTLSNSNWNFDVVSKSTPLNLKGITTLSEGKLGDYNVSKIENTKDSTLVYYECSNLTAAMGPYDLIIEDAAGKKYTLEKKVVKDLGNNQFVAKIDSLPENTTYTLKATDLEKEYTLREDLKFTINIK; translated from the coding sequence ATGAAAGACGATTTAATATTTGATGATATTTTAAAAGATAAAGCAAAAAGTGAAATCCTTTATCTACCAGATGACCTAGAGTTAAAAATCAAAGATTCTTTAGAAGTACTGCCTGCTAGAAAGAATGTGAATAGTAGATTTTTAAGGAAAGCATCTATGCTTGCAGCCATTACTCTTATTTCGACTACATGTTTAAGTGCTGCTTTCCCTGCTTATGCTAGAAGCTTACCTGTAGTTGGTTCGGTATTTCAATTTTTAAGTGATAAAAACTTAATTGATAAAGATTATGTTAAATATAGTTCTGATCTTAATCTTTCAAAGACATCAAATGGAGTTACAGTTACTATAAACAGCATATCCTATGACGGCTTGGAGCTTAGTATAGCATATACTGTTGAAAGTAAAAATGAGTTAAATAATAGCCCCCATATCTTTGAGAAAGATTTTAAAATTAATGGAGAAAAAGTAAGTTTCTCTTCAGGCGGAACTGGCAGCTTTATAAATAAAAACACTTATGTTGGTATAGAAAACTTTTCAACATCCAGAGATTATCTTCCAGCTGCATTAAGAAATACTATCTTAGGAGGAAATGTTACCTTACCTGATAATTTTCTAATGGATTTAGATATTAAAGAATTATTTCAAGGAGTTAATGGAGATTGGAACTTTAAATTCAAGGTATCAACTGATAAAGTAAGTAATAACATTACTAAGGTACCAACATCTATTAATTTATCAGCACTTCAACCAAACTTAACTGTAAACCAACTTGTAGTAACCCCGCTTAATACTGCATTAAGAACTTCATCTGATGCACTAACTTCAAATGATTCTCCTATTGATTATTTTGCTTTTGATGACAAAGGAAGAGTTATTGGATTTAAAGGAAATACTGGAGTCGGTAACAAGACTAAAGAAATAAGCAAAAATTGCATGGAATATATCTTTAGTAATGTATACGAAGATACTAAGGCTATAACCTTTATACCTGCTGTTCCATCCAAAGAGTTTCAGAATACTCTTAGTAACTCTAATTGGAACTTCGATGTAGTTTCTAAATCAACACCGCTAAATTTGAAAGGAATCACTACCTTAAGTGAAGGAAAACTTGGAGATTACAACGTATCAAAAATTGAAAATACTAAAGATTCAACTTTAGTTTACTATGAATGTTCAAACCTTACTGCTGCGATGGGACCATATGACTTAATAATAGAAGATGCAGCTGGCAAAAAATATACCTTAGAAAAGAAAGTTGTAAAAGACTTAGGAAATAATCAATTTGTAGCAAAAATAGATTCCCTTCCTGAGAATACTACTTACACTTTAAAAGCTACTGACTTAGAAAAAGAATATACCCTTAGAGAAGATTTAAAATTTACTATTAATATAAAATAA
- a CDS encoding sigma-70 family RNA polymerase sigma factor: MQLVTTIDNANTTELDVRLAKKGDKDAFVRLIDNNKTSMYRIALSILRNKHDIEDSIQNTIVKSFQNITYLKKDEYFKTWLIRILINECKNIVTKNKKVVNLDFIDNTESISLDSSKLELASAINSLEDDLRIVTTLFYFEDIPQKDIAKLLNIPEGTVRSRLSRARSKLYEILKDL, from the coding sequence ATGCAATTAGTTACAACAATTGATAATGCTAACACAACAGAATTGGATGTACGTCTCGCAAAGAAAGGTGATAAAGATGCCTTTGTTCGATTGATAGATAATAACAAAACATCCATGTATAGAATTGCCTTAAGCATCCTTAGGAATAAACATGATATTGAGGACTCAATTCAAAATACTATAGTAAAGTCATTTCAAAATATTACTTACTTAAAGAAGGATGAATATTTTAAAACTTGGCTTATAAGAATTTTAATTAATGAATGTAAAAATATAGTGACTAAAAATAAAAAGGTAGTTAATCTAGACTTTATTGATAATACCGAAAGCATTTCTCTAGATTCTTCTAAGTTAGAACTTGCATCCGCTATAAACTCATTAGAAGATGACTTGAGAATAGTAACAACCTTATTTTATTTTGAAGATATTCCTCAAAAAGATATTGCAAAGCTCCTTAATATTCCTGAAGGAACTGTTCGATCTAGGCTTTCTAGAGCAAGAAGTAAACTCTATGAAATATTAAAAGATTTATAG
- a CDS encoding CPBP family intramembrane glutamic endopeptidase produces MRIKNIFISILKSIGYAGIYLIAQVAIAFIYGIVYVAVNVNKFGSGNYNNIADNFQKEFLGQAYIIALIAAIVTFGIYVLMFRNKEENLFMRCRFKAFNLKAGLSLIPLTIALSAFSVSLVGILVQFFPSYQEVSDTLQAANGSIISALAITMLAPIFEEILFRGIVFNELKKSMPVIPAIIAQGVLFGIYHLNLLQCIYAAILGCVLGLIYQMTRSLWSNIIVHMIYNLLGVFVMPYVLDKTSWFVIGYIILGAILTGIILRYIYKKTKVELMVIESDL; encoded by the coding sequence ATGAGAATTAAAAATATTTTTATATCAATTTTAAAATCTATAGGGTATGCAGGAATATATCTAATAGCTCAAGTTGCTATTGCTTTTATATATGGCATAGTTTATGTAGCGGTTAACGTCAATAAATTTGGTTCTGGAAATTATAATAATATTGCAGATAATTTTCAAAAAGAGTTTTTAGGACAAGCATATATTATTGCATTAATAGCTGCAATCGTAACATTTGGTATATATGTACTTATGTTCAGAAACAAAGAAGAAAATCTATTTATGAGATGTAGATTTAAAGCTTTTAATTTGAAAGCAGGCCTAAGTTTAATACCATTAACGATCGCTTTATCAGCATTTTCAGTTTCTCTTGTAGGAATTCTAGTGCAATTTTTCCCAAGTTATCAGGAAGTATCAGATACCTTACAAGCAGCTAATGGCTCAATAATATCAGCATTAGCAATTACAATGTTAGCACCAATTTTTGAAGAAATACTATTTAGAGGAATAGTATTTAATGAGTTAAAAAAATCAATGCCAGTAATTCCAGCAATTATTGCTCAAGGAGTACTTTTTGGTATATATCACTTAAATCTATTACAATGCATATATGCAGCTATACTAGGATGTGTTTTAGGATTAATCTACCAAATGACTAGGTCATTATGGAGTAATATAATAGTTCATATGATATATAACCTACTAGGCGTGTTTGTAATGCCATATGTATTAGATAAGACATCATGGTTTGTAATAGGATATATAATACTTGGAGCAATACTAACTGGAATAATTTTAAGATATATTTATAAGAAGACTAAAGTAGAACTAATGGTTATAGAATCAGATTTGTAG
- a CDS encoding winged helix-turn-helix transcriptional regulator → MGDTHLCPKFEKAFELLGKKWIGLIINGLLNGPRRFSDIRSLIPELSDRVLTARFKELEAEGIIERKVYPETPVRIEYNLTEKGLALQKAMSEIQKWADIWIK, encoded by the coding sequence ATGGGAGACACTCATCTTTGTCCCAAATTTGAAAAAGCCTTTGAGCTTTTAGGCAAAAAATGGATAGGCCTAATAATAAATGGATTATTAAACGGCCCTAGACGATTTTCTGACATTCGTAGCTTAATACCAGAATTAAGTGACAGAGTTTTAACTGCCAGATTTAAAGAATTAGAAGCTGAAGGAATTATTGAAAGAAAAGTATATCCAGAGACTCCTGTTAGAATAGAGTATAATCTAACTGAAAAAGGTCTAGCGCTACAAAAAGCCATGAGTGAAATTCAAAAATGGGCTGACATATGGATAAAATAA
- a CDS encoding FMN-dependent NADH-azoreductase yields the protein MSKVLYIKGHPLQESASNSLTVGRIFIDEYKKVNPQDEIKELDLYKEYIPLIDEDIFAAWGSLAAGADFSSLTEEQKKKLVRFNELTDEFLEYDKYVFATPIWNFSVPPIVKAYIDTICVAGKTFRYTEAGPVGLLGGKKLLHIQASGSVFSEGPAAAFEHGASYIKAVAGFIGINDAETFYVEGHNQYPDRKDEIIDKAKRDIVEVAKRF from the coding sequence ATGAGTAAAGTATTATATATTAAAGGACATCCATTACAAGAGAGCGCATCAAATTCTTTAACAGTGGGAAGGATATTCATAGATGAATATAAGAAAGTAAATCCACAAGATGAGATTAAAGAGCTAGATCTTTATAAAGAATATATACCATTAATAGATGAAGATATATTTGCTGCATGGGGAAGCTTAGCAGCAGGGGCAGACTTTAGCAGTCTTACAGAGGAGCAAAAGAAGAAGCTTGTAAGATTTAATGAATTAACTGATGAATTTTTAGAATATGATAAATATGTATTTGCTACACCTATTTGGAATTTTTCAGTACCACCAATAGTTAAGGCATATATAGATACAATTTGTGTAGCTGGAAAAACATTTAGATATACTGAAGCTGGTCCAGTGGGATTGTTAGGTGGAAAGAAGCTTCTTCATATTCAAGCTAGTGGAAGTGTATTTTCAGAAGGTCCAGCAGCTGCATTTGAACATGGAGCAAGCTATATAAAGGCAGTAGCAGGATTTATAGGAATAAATGATGCTGAAACATTTTATGTAGAAGGACATAATCAATATCCTGATAGAAAAGATGAGATTATCGATAAAGCAAAAAGAGATATAGTTGAAGTTGCAAAGAGATTTTAG